From one Agathobaculum sp. NTUH-O15-33 genomic stretch:
- a CDS encoding YqeG family HAD IIIA-type phosphatase yields MLVFSNNRDRRVAPFCRALDIPFISRAGKPLQRGFKRAAAQLGLEPRQLAIVGDQIFTDVFGGNRAGATTCYVQTLDRRYFWVNFRYQFERGFISRGQKRMKARGGHE; encoded by the coding sequence GTGCTGGTTTTTTCCAATAACCGCGACCGGCGCGTCGCGCCGTTTTGCCGCGCGCTGGATATTCCGTTTATCAGCCGCGCGGGCAAGCCCTTGCAGCGCGGCTTTAAACGCGCGGCCGCACAGCTTGGGCTGGAACCCCGCCAGCTCGCCATCGTCGGCGACCAGATTTTTACCGATGTGTTCGGCGGCAACCGCGCGGGCGCTACCACCTGCTACGTGCAAACGCTGGACCGCCGCTATTTTTGGGTCAATTTTCGCTACCAGTTCGAGCGGGGCTTTATCTCACGCGGACAAAAGCGCATGAAAGCGAGGGGCGGCCATGAGTGA
- a CDS encoding TIM barrel protein: MSDTPKFGPAGNSESFAKAGFKESRDAPAWLAKMGLTAYEYQCGRGVHVGPETAAKIGAAARENGIAMSVHAPYFINLSSEERERMEKNIQYVLDAARAAHHLGASRIVVHCGGQGKLTRDRAMRNSHKNVRAILEALDAAGLGHITACLETMGKKSVIGSAEEVCELVAADDRLLPCIDFGHLNARTGGQMNSADAVKALFDLMERTIGLDRTRRFHAHFSHIEYNDKGEIRHLTFENDPGFGPDFIHVARETARRGYAPTFICESAGTQAEDACSMKLCFMEQLVVSNE, from the coding sequence ATGAGTGACACGCCAAAGTTCGGCCCCGCGGGCAATTCGGAATCGTTTGCCAAGGCGGGCTTTAAGGAAAGCCGCGACGCGCCCGCGTGGCTTGCTAAAATGGGCCTGACCGCCTATGAATACCAGTGCGGCCGGGGCGTGCACGTCGGCCCGGAGACCGCCGCCAAGATCGGCGCGGCCGCGCGGGAAAACGGGATTGCCATGAGCGTGCACGCGCCGTATTTTATCAATCTTTCCTCTGAGGAACGCGAGCGCATGGAGAAAAACATCCAGTACGTGCTGGACGCCGCGCGGGCGGCGCATCATTTGGGCGCGTCCCGCATCGTCGTGCACTGCGGCGGACAGGGCAAGCTGACGCGCGACCGCGCCATGCGCAATTCGCACAAAAATGTGCGCGCTATTTTGGAAGCGCTCGACGCGGCGGGGCTGGGCCATATCACGGCGTGTCTGGAAACCATGGGCAAAAAAAGCGTGATCGGCTCGGCGGAAGAGGTGTGCGAGCTCGTCGCGGCGGACGATCGTCTGCTGCCCTGCATCGATTTCGGGCATTTGAACGCGCGCACCGGCGGGCAAATGAACAGCGCGGACGCGGTAAAAGCCCTGTTCGATCTGATGGAGCGCACCATCGGCCTAGACCGCACGCGCCGTTTCCACGCGCATTTTTCCCACATCGAATATAACGACAAGGGCGAAATTCGCCATCTGACTTTTGAAAACGATCCCGGCTTTGGCCCGGATTTTATACACGTTGCCCGCGAGACCGCGCGCCGCGGCTACGCGCCGACCTTCATCTGTGAATCCGCCGGCACCCAAGCCGAGGACGCTTGTTCCATGAAGCTTTGCTTCATGGAACAGTTAGTAGTTAGTAATGAGTAA
- the aroQ gene encoding type II 3-dehydroquinate dehydratase: MKKILLLHGPNLNLTGMREPGVYGTETLAAINAEAVAKCERLGMQCTVFQSNSEGALIDRIHAAREECAAIIINAGAYTHYSYAIRDAIAAVRLPCVEVHLSNVHAREEFRHQSVLAPVCAGVIAGFGKHSYLLAIDAVKAILG, encoded by the coding sequence ATGAAAAAAATACTATTACTGCACGGCCCGAATTTGAACCTGACCGGCATGCGTGAACCGGGCGTGTACGGTACGGAAACGCTGGCCGCCATCAACGCCGAAGCGGTGGCGAAGTGCGAGCGCTTGGGCATGCAGTGCACGGTGTTCCAGTCCAATTCGGAGGGCGCGCTAATCGACCGCATCCACGCCGCGCGCGAGGAATGCGCGGCCATCATCATCAACGCGGGCGCGTATACGCATTACAGCTATGCCATACGCGACGCGATCGCGGCGGTGCGCCTGCCCTGCGTGGAGGTGCATCTTTCCAACGTGCACGCGCGCGAGGAGTTCCGCCATCAGTCGGTGCTCGCGCCCGTCTGCGCGGGTGTGATCGCGGGCTTCGGCAAGCACAGCTATCTGCTCGCCATCGACGCGGTAAAGGCGATCTTGGGATGA
- a CDS encoding aminopeptidase P family protein codes for MRKEELQALLRGAPFDAMLLTGEVARRYATGFPSTAGVAYVSRCRAVFYTDFRYVEAAKAAISDFEVREIGGGLTYSAVINDLIDEDDVKKIALEDRTLTHDAYTRWKRALHAEGVRLGARLEALRQTKDDEEVGNIVAAQRIAEQALEEVLNDIRVGVSEKEIAARLTYLMLHYGAENMSFDPIVVSGRNSSKPHGVPTEKTLENGDFITMDFGCIVNGYCSDMTRTVALGSVTEEMQTVYDTVLSAQLAGIACAKAGVPGREVDAAARRVIEEAGYGEAFGHSFGHGVGLEIHEGPNASSSAVDPLPAGAIVTAEPGIYLPGKFGVRIEDMLYVIEDGCINLTEAPKGLMIL; via the coding sequence ATGAGAAAAGAAGAATTACAGGCGCTTTTGCGCGGCGCACCGTTCGATGCGATGCTGCTCACGGGCGAGGTCGCCCGCCGCTACGCCACCGGCTTTCCCTCCACGGCGGGCGTGGCCTATGTTTCCCGCTGCCGCGCGGTGTTTTATACGGATTTTCGCTATGTCGAAGCGGCAAAGGCCGCTATTTCGGATTTTGAGGTGCGCGAAATCGGCGGCGGCCTGACCTACAGCGCGGTCATCAACGACCTGATCGACGAGGACGATGTAAAAAAGATCGCCCTAGAAGACCGCACGCTGACGCACGACGCTTACACCCGCTGGAAACGCGCGCTGCACGCGGAGGGCGTGCGTCTGGGCGCGCGGCTCGAAGCCCTGCGCCAAACCAAGGACGATGAAGAGGTGGGCAATATCGTCGCCGCCCAGCGCATTGCCGAGCAGGCGCTGGAAGAGGTGCTGAACGATATCCGCGTCGGCGTATCCGAAAAGGAGATCGCCGCGCGCCTGACCTATCTGATGCTGCACTACGGGGCGGAAAACATGTCGTTCGATCCCATCGTGGTTTCGGGTAGGAACAGCTCCAAGCCGCACGGCGTGCCGACGGAAAAGACGCTGGAAAACGGCGATTTTATCACCATGGATTTCGGCTGCATCGTAAACGGCTATTGCTCGGATATGACGCGCACGGTCGCCCTTGGCTCCGTGACCGAGGAAATGCAAACCGTGTACGATACCGTGCTTTCCGCGCAGCTTGCGGGCATCGCGTGCGCCAAGGCGGGCGTGCCCGGCCGCGAGGTGGACGCGGCGGCCCGCCGCGTGATTGAGGAAGCGGGCTACGGCGAAGCCTTTGGCCATAGCTTTGGCCACGGCGTTGGTCTGGAAATACACGAAGGGCCGAACGCTTCCTCCTCCGCCGTCGATCCGCTCCCCGCGGGCGCTATCGTCACGGCGGAGCCCGGCATTTATCTGCCCGGTAAATTCGGCGTGCGCATCGAGGATATGCTCTACGTGATCGAGGACGGCTGTATCAACCTGACCGAAGCGCCAAAGGGATTGATGATTTTATGA
- a CDS encoding GNAT family N-acetyltransferase yields MIIEIKAPGTVAPLVRNWRETMLWSYLEGRMGRAFAPEGGAARSAMICVADFYCFAGAPDAELAAFDPPGASPSAVLVPQNAGWARAIERARPGAKRITRYAFQKRDTFDRDKLRRMTALPQGFALCPVDEKLYHAARAEQWSFDLVSQYPTYADYAAHGRGFAATEGEALVCGASSYTDWSGGIEIEVDCRPDRRRRGLARACAAALMLDQLARGLHPSWDAANEISAHLADTLGYEPAGAYPAFEIDLPV; encoded by the coding sequence ATGATTATTGAGATAAAAGCCCCGGGAACGGTCGCCCCGCTGGTTCGCAACTGGCGGGAAACCATGCTCTGGTCCTACTTGGAGGGCCGCATGGGGCGGGCGTTCGCGCCCGAGGGGGGCGCCGCGCGCTCCGCTATGATCTGCGTGGCTGATTTCTACTGCTTCGCGGGCGCGCCGGACGCCGAGCTCGCCGCGTTTGATCCGCCGGGGGCTTCGCCCTCTGCGGTTCTGGTGCCGCAAAACGCGGGCTGGGCGCGCGCGATCGAGCGCGCCCGTCCGGGAGCGAAGCGCATTACCCGCTATGCGTTTCAAAAGCGCGATACCTTTGACCGGGACAAGCTCCGCCGCATGACGGCGCTGCCGCAGGGCTTTGCGCTTTGCCCGGTGGATGAAAAGCTATACCACGCGGCCCGGGCGGAGCAATGGAGCTTTGATCTGGTCTCGCAGTATCCTACCTATGCGGATTATGCCGCGCACGGGCGCGGCTTTGCCGCCACCGAAGGGGAGGCGCTGGTCTGCGGCGCGTCCAGCTATACGGATTGGTCGGGCGGTATCGAGATCGAGGTGGACTGCCGCCCGGATCGCCGCCGCCGGGGCCTTGCGCGGGCGTGCGCCGCCGCTTTGATGCTGGACCAGCTTGCGCGCGGCCTGCACCCCTCGTGGGACGCGGCAAACGAAATTTCCGCGCATCTGGCCGATACGCTGGGCTACGAGCCCGCCGGGGCCTACCCCGCGTTTGAAATAGACCTTCCTGTTTGA
- a CDS encoding substrate-binding domain-containing protein: MRMQKRLAGCVCLLAFTAALLAACLLRPQTAPVKTPVMGIVYTASEDDWKDEQFRLLGEQAEAHGFDRMVMQAMRTQQSQIDAIRALVVYRVDVIVFSPVVQSGWDNVLREAAEANIPVITVDKTVTQGDARAQVSYVGFPYRALAKQAAKRLLSEKNDTVAELYGTLNSSGAQEMSRGFREGMEQSGQELKYSLCGDFLRSRGYELMETFEQEYPHIGLVVSQNDAMVLGAVDYLKEHGLRPGTDIRICAFGGGEEVLGCLARGEINLVAVCDNQALAHETAHAALKLLEHPETPLWNEVRAELLPKEAA; the protein is encoded by the coding sequence ATGAGGATGCAAAAGCGGTTGGCGGGCTGCGTGTGCCTGCTGGCATTCACCGCCGCGCTGCTGGCGGCGTGCTTGCTTCGGCCGCAGACGGCGCCGGTGAAAACGCCGGTGATGGGCATTGTGTATACCGCGTCGGAGGACGATTGGAAGGACGAGCAGTTCCGCCTTCTAGGCGAACAGGCCGAGGCGCACGGCTTTGACCGCATGGTCATGCAGGCCATGCGGACGCAGCAATCGCAGATCGACGCGATCCGGGCGCTGGTCGTGTACCGGGTGGATGTAATCGTGTTTTCACCCGTGGTGCAGAGCGGGTGGGACAATGTGCTGCGCGAGGCCGCGGAAGCGAACATTCCGGTCATCACAGTGGATAAGACCGTTACCCAAGGCGATGCGCGCGCGCAGGTCAGCTATGTCGGCTTTCCCTATCGCGCGCTGGCCAAACAGGCGGCAAAGCGCCTGCTGAGCGAAAAAAACGATACAGTGGCCGAACTGTACGGCACGCTCAATTCCTCCGGCGCGCAGGAAATGTCGCGCGGCTTCCGCGAAGGCATGGAGCAGAGCGGGCAGGAGCTGAAATACAGCCTCTGCGGGGATTTTCTCCGTTCGCGCGGCTATGAGCTGATGGAGACCTTTGAGCAGGAATACCCGCATATCGGTCTGGTGGTGTCACAGAACGATGCGATGGTGCTCGGCGCGGTGGATTACTTAAAGGAACACGGCCTGCGGCCCGGAACGGATATCCGCATCTGCGCCTTCGGCGGCGGGGAAGAGGTATTGGGCTGTTTGGCGCGCGGCGAGATCAATTTGGTGGCTGTGTGCGATAATCAGGCGCTCGCGCACGAGACCGCGCACGCGGCGCTTAAACTGCTTGAGCACCCGGAAACGCCGCTCTGGAACGAGGTGCGCGCCGAGCTCCTGCCAAAGGAGGCGGCCTGA
- a CDS encoding sensor histidine kinase encodes MRVKKEKRDSGHSIRGILKYSYTTIIASLTVPLAVLLLFVLAFVHQYGAVIENIARAAEAQTVAQQELPDEIWQIVSGRQKFGQGRQGAQIQQLRGLLQTMQRGASDKQRQYLNAAGRAADTIEHYIEVLGAQTAQGSAVSRNENLYHEIVSVTGLTADMLSRYTTEAIDEMARLNGRIRTVALAMAALVILLLGLVARAAVRSYQQVDRSIRAPILQMEKMAARIAQGDLNARAPVPEIAELYRLAVDLNRMAEQLNRLIGEQVEHEKNMKKAELRALQAQITPHFVYNTLETIVWLAEEERNREVVEMTMAFTDFLRISLSGGQDFISVAKEEQHVRSYLMIQSVRYGSVMRYEIDIDPALQSCRMLKLMLQPLVENAIYHGVKNKRGRGVIRITGRRENGWMRFAVEDNGIGMTEEALFALRGRLQRGEESGSYGLRNITERLRLYGGKGLFIDSEQMRGTRVEFLLPTAPENWEGD; translated from the coding sequence ATGCGCGTAAAAAAAGAAAAGCGGGATAGCGGCCACAGCATTCGGGGTATTTTGAAATACTCCTATACCACCATCATCGCAAGCCTGACCGTGCCGCTGGCGGTTCTGCTGCTGTTCGTTCTGGCCTTTGTGCACCAATACGGCGCGGTGATTGAAAATATCGCCCGCGCGGCGGAGGCGCAGACGGTGGCCCAGCAGGAATTGCCGGATGAAATATGGCAGATTGTATCCGGCCGGCAAAAATTCGGGCAAGGCCGTCAGGGCGCGCAGATACAGCAGCTGCGCGGCCTTTTGCAGACCATGCAGCGCGGCGCGTCCGACAAGCAGCGGCAATACCTGAACGCGGCGGGGCGCGCGGCCGACACGATCGAGCATTATATCGAGGTGCTGGGTGCACAGACCGCGCAGGGCAGCGCGGTCAGCCGCAATGAAAATCTTTATCACGAAATCGTGAGCGTGACCGGCCTGACCGCGGATATGCTAAGCCGCTACACCACGGAAGCGATCGATGAAATGGCAAGGCTAAACGGGCGCATTCGCACGGTCGCGCTCGCCATGGCGGCGCTGGTCATTCTGCTGCTGGGCCTTGTGGCGCGCGCGGCGGTCCGCTCGTATCAGCAGGTGGACCGTTCCATCCGCGCGCCCATTTTGCAAATGGAAAAAATGGCCGCCCGCATCGCGCAGGGCGACCTGAACGCCCGCGCGCCCGTGCCCGAAATCGCGGAGCTGTACCGGCTGGCCGTCGATTTAAACCGCATGGCCGAGCAGCTGAACCGTCTGATCGGGGAGCAGGTCGAGCATGAAAAGAACATGAAAAAAGCCGAACTGCGCGCGCTGCAAGCGCAGATCACCCCGCATTTCGTCTACAACACGCTGGAAACCATCGTTTGGCTGGCGGAGGAGGAGCGAAACCGCGAGGTTGTGGAAATGACCATGGCCTTTACCGATTTTTTGCGCATCTCGCTCAGCGGCGGACAGGATTTTATCTCCGTCGCCAAGGAAGAGCAGCATGTGCGCAGCTATTTGATGATTCAAAGCGTGCGCTACGGCAGCGTCATGCGGTATGAGATCGATATCGACCCGGCGCTGCAAAGCTGCCGCATGCTCAAGCTGATGCTACAGCCGCTGGTGGAAAACGCGATCTACCACGGTGTTAAAAACAAGCGCGGGCGCGGGGTGATCCGCATCACCGGCAGGCGCGAGAACGGCTGGATGCGCTTTGCGGTGGAGGATAACGGCATTGGCATGACGGAGGAAGCGCTTTTCGCGCTGCGCGGCCGTTTGCAGCGCGGGGAAGAATCCGGCAGCTACGGCCTGCGCAATATCACGGAGCGGCTGCGGCTGTACGGCGGCAAGGGCCTGTTTATCGACAGCGAGCAGATGCGAGGCACGCGGGTGGAATTCTTGCTGCCCACCGCGCCGGAAAACTGGGAGGGGGACTGA
- a CDS encoding response regulator has translation MLHVFVVDDEEIIRTGIRNALEKTAGQFHFAGEAPDGEMALPALLEIKPDILITDVRMPFMDGLELAELVRKSMPWMRIIFLSGHDEFEYAQRAVSLRVDAYILKPVDSQRLLSILEQTASRIEEERRALRAAAQHTERQQQEREILREHFLSELLTGGVSPAHAIDRAREWNLPLTARQYVVLQAVCGTDGKVRRQIRAVLGHMFDEADDVVWFFEGNERLVLLVLGEESEAVRDRAYAVAQGVRHELEQVAAIDCKIGIGGVTDRLSGLPGSYRQARQAAFEMKHMLAGIAGYGDLTEAPERGFDFAANVPLAEKLRHAGREDIPALVDAYFGAVRENDMQSVLYRYYLLMDLLVTAARLDSENAGWEQNPQTVLRAAETCESTVGYAKEALERLIGSRAASGKVRYAEEIQCAKEYITAHYGDEGLSLHTVAAAVGFSPNHFSTVFSQQTGETFVEYLTRVRIDAAKDMLRAGGAKMSDIAFDVGYHDPNYFSYIFKKHTGASPREYRAGCQ, from the coding sequence ATGCTGCATGTTTTTGTAGTGGACGATGAGGAGATCATCCGCACAGGCATCCGCAACGCGCTGGAAAAAACGGCGGGGCAATTTCACTTTGCGGGTGAAGCGCCGGATGGGGAGATGGCGCTTCCCGCGCTGCTGGAGATCAAACCGGATATTCTGATCACGGATGTGCGCATGCCGTTTATGGACGGGCTTGAGCTGGCCGAGCTGGTGCGCAAATCCATGCCGTGGATGCGCATCATCTTTCTGAGCGGGCACGATGAATTTGAATACGCGCAGCGCGCGGTCTCCCTGCGGGTGGACGCGTATATCCTAAAGCCGGTGGATTCGCAGAGGCTGCTTTCCATTCTGGAACAGACCGCGTCCCGCATCGAGGAGGAGCGCAGGGCGCTGCGCGCCGCCGCCCAGCACACCGAGCGCCAGCAGCAGGAGCGCGAAATCCTGCGCGAGCACTTTTTAAGCGAGCTGCTGACCGGCGGCGTTTCCCCGGCCCACGCGATCGACCGGGCGCGGGAATGGAATTTGCCGCTGACCGCGCGGCAGTACGTGGTCCTGCAAGCCGTGTGCGGAACGGACGGCAAGGTGCGCCGCCAGATCCGCGCGGTGCTGGGCCATATGTTCGACGAAGCGGACGACGTCGTTTGGTTCTTCGAGGGCAACGAGCGCTTGGTGCTGCTCGTGCTGGGCGAGGAAAGCGAGGCCGTGCGCGACCGCGCCTATGCCGTGGCGCAGGGCGTGCGCCACGAACTGGAACAGGTCGCCGCGATCGACTGCAAGATCGGCATCGGCGGCGTGACCGACCGGCTGAGCGGCCTGCCGGGTTCGTACCGGCAGGCGCGGCAGGCCGCGTTTGAAATGAAGCATATGCTGGCGGGCATTGCCGGTTACGGGGATTTGACCGAGGCGCCCGAGCGGGGCTTTGATTTTGCCGCCAACGTGCCGCTGGCCGAAAAGCTGCGCCACGCCGGGCGGGAGGATATCCCGGCGCTGGTGGACGCGTACTTCGGCGCGGTGCGGGAAAACGATATGCAAAGCGTTTTATACCGCTATTATTTGCTGATGGACCTGCTCGTGACCGCCGCCAGATTGGATAGTGAAAACGCGGGCTGGGAGCAAAATCCGCAAACCGTTTTGCGCGCCGCCGAAACGTGCGAAAGCACGGTCGGCTATGCCAAGGAAGCGCTCGAACGGCTGATCGGCAGCCGCGCCGCCAGCGGCAAGGTGCGGTACGCGGAGGAAATTCAGTGCGCCAAGGAATACATCACCGCCCACTACGGCGACGAAGGGCTCAGCCTGCACACGGTGGCCGCGGCGGTCGGCTTCAGTCCCAACCATTTTTCCACGGTGTTTTCCCAGCAGACCGGCGAAACCTTTGTCGAATACCTGACGCGCGTGCGCATCGACGCGGCCAAGGATATGCTGCGCGCGGGCGGCGCGAAAATGAGCGATATCGCGTTCGACGTGGGCTATCACGATCCCAATTATTTCAGCTACATCTTCAAAAAGCACACGGGCGCTTCGCCGCGGGAATATCGCGCGGGGTGTCAATAA
- a CDS encoding methylated-DNA--[protein]-cysteine S-methyltransferase produces the protein MFFSTRYPSPIGMLTLACDGAHLTGLWMEGQKYFGGAIPEPMTERDDLPVFRAAKNWLDRYFAGQKPEISELPLHPIGGEFRQEVWMILCEIPYGEVVTYGDIAKKMAAKKGKKTMSGQAVGGAVGHNPISIIIPCHRVVGANGSLTGYAGGVDKKVKLLALEGVDMSRLFIPTKGTAL, from the coding sequence ATGTTTTTTTCGACCAGATACCCTTCTCCGATCGGGATGCTCACGCTTGCGTGCGATGGTGCGCATTTGACGGGACTTTGGATGGAAGGGCAAAAATATTTCGGCGGCGCCATTCCGGAACCAATGACGGAACGGGACGACCTGCCCGTGTTCCGCGCCGCGAAAAACTGGCTGGACCGGTATTTTGCCGGGCAAAAGCCTGAAATTTCTGAACTGCCGCTGCACCCCATCGGCGGCGAATTCCGTCAGGAGGTGTGGATGATTCTGTGCGAGATTCCGTATGGAGAAGTCGTCACCTACGGCGACATTGCCAAAAAGATGGCCGCCAAAAAGGGCAAGAAAACCATGTCCGGTCAGGCGGTGGGCGGCGCCGTGGGACATAACCCCATTTCCATCATCATTCCTTGCCACCGGGTGGTGGGCGCAAACGGAAGCCTGACCGGTTATGCAGGGGGTGTGGATAAAAAAGTGAAGCTACTCGCCTTAGAGGGCGTCGATATGTCCCGCCTGTTTATTCCGACAAAAGGGACCGCGCTTTGA
- a CDS encoding ABC transporter substrate-binding protein, with product MKGSIRRFLCALSVLLLAGCTVTGDRGRQTAAQEQTTLPEAPPAQAGGKLTIYSALPEEELPVYLHAFTKDTGIETVCTRLSAGEMMLRAEAEREAPQASVLLGGSSDFYRYAAKSGLLEPYQSAELQNVQDAYRDPDGYWTPIYIGVIGFACNQEWFEENGRPYPRVWDDLLDPAFAGRIVMASPETSGTSYNVLAALVQKLGQAQAWEYFAALDQNIAYYTRSGLAPVEAVKKGDAAVGIVFSHDGRRAALDGYPVELCYPEDGTALEIGACALTCGGSQGETQNAKAFIDWMLSQRGQECFIEAKSCRLPVNAAARTADGLPAPGALNVIESDWEWAGAVQKELSREFCTRMERARTPVE from the coding sequence ATGAAAGGGTCGATACGGCGTTTCCTGTGCGCCCTGTCCGTTTTGCTGCTGGCGGGCTGCACGGTAACGGGGGATCGTGGGCGGCAAACGGCGGCGCAGGAACAAACCACCCTGCCGGAGGCGCCTCCGGCGCAGGCGGGCGGCAAACTGACGATTTACAGCGCGCTGCCGGAGGAGGAGCTGCCGGTTTATTTACACGCCTTCACCAAGGACACCGGCATTGAGACCGTGTGCACGCGCCTGTCCGCCGGCGAAATGATGCTGCGGGCCGAAGCCGAGCGGGAAGCGCCGCAAGCGTCCGTTTTGCTGGGCGGCTCGTCGGACTTTTACCGGTACGCCGCGAAAAGCGGCCTGCTGGAGCCCTACCAAAGCGCAGAGCTGCAAAACGTACAAGACGCCTACCGTGACCCGGACGGCTATTGGACGCCCATTTACATCGGCGTGATCGGGTTCGCCTGCAATCAGGAATGGTTCGAGGAAAACGGCCGGCCCTATCCCCGCGTATGGGACGATCTGCTGGACCCCGCGTTTGCCGGGCGCATCGTGATGGCGTCGCCCGAGACCTCGGGCACCTCCTACAATGTGCTGGCGGCGCTGGTGCAGAAGCTGGGACAGGCGCAGGCTTGGGAATACTTTGCGGCGCTCGACCAAAACATCGCTTATTACACCCGCAGCGGCCTTGCTCCGGTCGAAGCGGTGAAAAAGGGCGACGCGGCGGTCGGCATCGTGTTTTCCCACGACGGGCGGCGCGCCGCGCTGGACGGTTATCCGGTCGAACTGTGCTATCCCGAGGATGGAACGGCGCTGGAGATCGGCGCGTGCGCGCTTACCTGCGGCGGCTCGCAGGGGGAAACACAAAATGCCAAGGCGTTTATCGACTGGATGCTTTCCCAGCGCGGGCAGGAATGCTTTATCGAAGCGAAAAGCTGCCGCCTGCCGGTCAACGCGGCGGCGCGAACGGCGGACGGTCTCCCCGCGCCGGGCGCTCTGAATGTCATCGAATCCGACTGGGAATGGGCGGGCGCGGTGCAAAAGGAGCTCAGCCGTGAATTTTGCACCCGTATGGAGCGGGCGCGGACGCCGGTGGAGTAA